The following are from one region of the Nostoc cf. commune SO-36 genome:
- a CDS encoding vWA domain-containing protein — protein MKVSLQPALNDGNLDANQLNSQRQLGISISAIAETQDRHVPLNLCLILDHSGSMNGRSLETVKKAAIRLVDRLNPGDRLSVVVFDHRAKVLVPSQVIENPEKIKQQINRLAADGGTAIDEGLRLGIEELAKGKKDTVSQAFLLTDGENEHGDNNRCLKFAQLAASYNLTLNTLGFGDNWNQDVLEKISDAGLGTLSYIQKPEQAEEEFNRLFSRIQTVGLTNAYLLFSLMPNVRLAELKPVAQVSPDTIELPLQQEADGRFAVRLGDLMKDAERVILANIYLGQLPAGEQAIANMQVRYDDPAANKVGLVTPNIPVYAHVVKNYQADPNPQVQHSILALAKYRQTQLAETKLQQGDRSGAATMLQTAAKTALQMGDTGAATVLQTSATQLQSGGDLSESDRKKTRIVSKTVLQDTPPQ, from the coding sequence ATGAAGGTTAGCTTGCAGCCTGCCTTGAATGATGGTAATTTGGACGCGAATCAACTGAATAGTCAACGTCAGTTGGGAATTTCGATTTCAGCGATCGCAGAGACTCAAGACCGCCATGTACCCCTGAATTTGTGCTTAATTCTCGATCATAGTGGTTCGATGAATGGGCGATCGCTAGAAACGGTGAAAAAAGCAGCGATTCGTTTGGTAGATAGGCTCAATCCTGGCGATCGCCTCAGTGTTGTAGTTTTTGATCACCGCGCAAAAGTCTTAGTACCCAGTCAAGTGATTGAAAATCCAGAGAAAATTAAACAGCAAATTAATCGCCTAGCCGCCGATGGTGGAACTGCGATTGATGAAGGATTGCGCTTGGGGATTGAGGAGTTGGCGAAGGGGAAGAAAGATACTGTTTCCCAAGCTTTTTTATTAACCGACGGGGAAAATGAACACGGTGATAATAATCGCTGTTTGAAATTCGCCCAATTGGCTGCTAGCTATAATTTGACTTTGAATACTTTGGGATTTGGTGACAACTGGAACCAAGATGTTTTAGAAAAAATTTCCGATGCTGGCTTAGGTACTTTATCTTATATTCAAAAACCCGAACAGGCAGAGGAAGAGTTTAATCGCCTGTTCAGCCGTATTCAAACCGTGGGATTGACTAACGCTTATCTGTTATTCTCCTTGATGCCCAATGTCCGCCTAGCAGAACTCAAACCTGTGGCCCAAGTTTCCCCAGACACAATCGAGTTACCACTGCAACAAGAAGCTGATGGACGTTTCGCTGTGCGATTGGGAGATTTAATGAAAGATGCAGAACGGGTAATCTTAGCTAATATTTATTTGGGACAATTGCCAGCAGGTGAACAAGCGATCGCTAATATGCAAGTCCGCTACGATGACCCAGCCGCTAACAAGGTAGGTTTAGTTACACCAAATATCCCCGTTTACGCCCATGTAGTGAAAAACTATCAAGCAGACCCGAATCCCCAGGTGCAACACTCTATTTTGGCATTAGCTAAGTATCGCCAAACCCAGCTAGCCGAGACTAAATTACAACAGGGCGATCGCAGTGGTGCAGCAACGATGTTACAAACGGCTGCGAAAACTGCTTTGCAAATGGGAGATACTGGGGCGGCGACGGTGTTGCAAACTTCTGCTACCCAGCTACAATCTGGTGGAGATTTATCGGAAAGCGATCGCAAGAAAACCAGAATTGTCTCCAAAACAGTTTTGCAAGATACTCCTCCTCAATGA
- a CDS encoding ATP-dependent Clp protease proteolytic subunit gives MDISPIKAVQAPYYGDSSYRTPPPDLPSLLLKERIVYIGMPLVPAVTELIVAELLFLQSDDPEKPIKIYINSTGTSGYSGEPIGFETEAFAIFDTMKYIKPPIHTICVGSAMGMAAMLLSAGTKGCRASLPHSSIILHQPKSYAQGQATDIQIRAREVLVNKGALVDILHRTTGQPPEKITKDMDRLLYLTPYEAKEYGLIDRVFEKEELANPPLPASVL, from the coding sequence ATGGACATTTCCCCAATCAAAGCTGTTCAAGCCCCATATTACGGCGATAGCTCTTACCGGACACCACCGCCAGATTTACCTTCCCTCTTATTGAAGGAGCGAATCGTCTATATTGGGATGCCACTGGTACCTGCTGTCACGGAATTAATCGTGGCCGAATTGCTGTTTTTGCAATCCGACGACCCCGAAAAACCGATTAAAATCTATATCAATTCCACCGGCACTTCCGGTTATAGTGGCGAACCCATTGGCTTTGAAACCGAAGCCTTCGCCATCTTTGACACCATGAAATATATCAAGCCTCCTATCCACACCATCTGCGTCGGTTCCGCGATGGGTATGGCAGCGATGCTTCTCAGTGCTGGTACAAAAGGTTGCCGCGCTAGTTTGCCTCACTCCTCGATTATCCTGCATCAGCCCAAGAGCTACGCCCAAGGTCAAGCAACGGATATTCAAATTCGCGCCAGGGAAGTTTTGGTAAATAAAGGGGCGTTAGTTGATATTTTACATCGCACCACTGGACAGCCTCCAGAAAAAATTACTAAAGACATGGATCGGTTGTTATATTTAACACCCTACGAAGCTAAGGAATATGGACTGATTGACCGAGTTTTTGAGAAAGAAGAACTCGCAAATCCCCCACTCCCTGCCAGTGTTCTTTAA
- a CDS encoding ATP-dependent Clp protease proteolytic subunit, translated as MPIGVPKVPYRMPGGQYTDWISIYDRLYRERIIFLGRDIDDEIANQIIAVMLYLDSDDPGKDIYIYINSPGGMVTSGMAIFDTMQHIKSDVVTICVGLAASMGSFLLAAGTKGKRLALPHSRIMIHQPSGGTRGQATDIEIEAKEILRIRHQLNGIYADKTGQTIEKIEKDMDRDFFMSAQEAKEYGLIDRVIEERTSVITGE; from the coding sequence ATGCCTATAGGCGTTCCTAAAGTTCCTTACCGGATGCCCGGTGGACAATATACAGATTGGATTAGTATCTACGATCGCCTTTACCGGGAACGGATTATTTTCTTGGGGCGAGATATTGATGATGAAATCGCCAATCAAATCATCGCTGTAATGCTGTATCTGGATTCAGACGATCCAGGTAAAGATATTTATATATACATCAATTCCCCCGGTGGAATGGTTACATCTGGCATGGCTATTTTTGACACCATGCAACATATCAAATCAGATGTAGTGACTATTTGCGTAGGTTTAGCTGCTTCAATGGGATCTTTTTTGCTAGCGGCTGGCACTAAAGGCAAACGGCTAGCATTGCCTCACTCACGGATTATGATTCACCAGCCTTCAGGTGGAACCCGTGGACAAGCAACCGATATCGAAATTGAAGCTAAAGAGATTCTGCGAATTCGTCACCAGCTCAATGGCATTTATGCCGATAAAACCGGTCAGACCATAGAAAAAATTGAAAAAGATATGGATCGTGACTTTTTCATGTCTGCTCAAGAGGCTAAGGAATACGGTTTAATTGACCGTGTGATTGAAGAACGAACCTCTGTAATTACTGGGGAATAG
- a CDS encoding J domain-containing protein — MDLGDCYRLLGLRSGASFADIKASYRRLAQQYHPDINPDDNKAKDKFIALTEAYKLLLTVVLPEETVAHSSHVSTSRDDDAKATQRQKTPVTTVTSQESGKPKPPNLLEIEERLKWKTYEQLQRFLQERRFPQAIALAEALADRLSTDAEVRQWLAIAYQIWGRALISEKQLLKARIYLKKALKTDPHNKSLWYEVQRDFQRLEQIF; from the coding sequence ATGGATCTTGGAGATTGCTACCGTTTATTGGGTTTAAGGTCGGGAGCTTCTTTTGCTGACATCAAAGCGTCTTATCGACGATTGGCGCAGCAATATCATCCCGATATCAACCCCGATGACAACAAAGCCAAAGATAAGTTTATTGCGTTGACAGAGGCGTACAAACTCCTGCTGACGGTGGTACTGCCAGAGGAAACTGTTGCACATTCAAGTCATGTGTCAACATCTAGAGATGATGATGCCAAGGCAACGCAACGGCAAAAAACACCAGTAACAACGGTGACAAGCCAAGAATCAGGGAAACCAAAGCCGCCGAATCTGTTGGAAATAGAAGAACGGCTGAAGTGGAAGACTTATGAGCAATTGCAGCGATTTTTGCAAGAAAGACGATTTCCGCAAGCGATCGCCCTGGCGGAAGCTTTAGCAGATCGTTTATCAACAGATGCAGAAGTTCGCCAATGGCTAGCGATCGCTTATCAAATTTGGGGACGGGCGCTAATCTCCGAAAAACAACTACTCAAAGCCAGAATTTATCTCAAAAAAGCTTTGAAAACAGACCCACATAATAAAAGTCTCTGGTATGAAGTCCAGCGCGATTTCCAACGCTTAGAACAAATTTTTTAA
- a CDS encoding aminotransferase-like domain-containing protein encodes MASTTSAYRITDLFAERARNIAPPTYGTELTKIISVSFAYGLADPILFPHADLAAASAAVLAKEAPIALNYGPPSAQLYEQIILRLQAKGITADRDRLIIGYGSGQILGLLPDVFVEPGDVVIVEGPTFLGVVSRFVQAGARVITIPVDEMGMDVDALEETLSDFKKQGIRPRFIYTIPTFHNPTGATMPLFRRQKLLGLAAEYGVLVVEDDAYGDLRFQGETVPSLASLDKEGWVLYVSTFSKIIAPGIRLGWACGDPAIIERLAMFKSEGPVGPFVSHVVARYCATGKLDYHIQELIAYYNHKCNLLLEAIAHEFPSDVVALRPGGGFFVWCKLPPNISAQALLTAANEHGVSFLPGTRCYANGQGDDAIRLAFSFQTTEKILEGIALLGAVLRGWG; translated from the coding sequence ATGGCTTCTACCACTTCTGCTTATCGAATTACTGATTTGTTCGCCGAACGAGCTAGAAATATCGCACCACCAACTTATGGTACAGAGTTAACCAAAATCATCAGCGTCAGCTTTGCTTATGGTCTAGCTGACCCAATTCTCTTTCCCCATGCTGATTTAGCTGCTGCAAGTGCTGCTGTGCTAGCAAAAGAGGCTCCGATCGCTCTCAACTATGGCCCACCTTCAGCCCAATTGTATGAGCAAATTATCCTCCGCTTGCAGGCTAAAGGAATCACTGCTGATCGCGATCGCCTGATCATTGGCTATGGTTCTGGTCAGATTCTCGGCTTGCTACCAGATGTATTTGTTGAACCTGGTGATGTCGTAATTGTCGAAGGCCCAACCTTTTTGGGAGTAGTGAGTAGATTTGTCCAAGCTGGCGCACGCGTAATTACCATTCCTGTAGATGAGATGGGAATGGATGTAGATGCTCTAGAAGAAACTTTGAGCGATTTCAAGAAACAAGGCATTCGACCCCGGTTTATTTACACTATCCCCACTTTTCATAATCCCACAGGCGCTACTATGCCGTTATTTCGCCGCCAAAAGCTGTTAGGGTTAGCGGCTGAGTATGGCGTTTTGGTGGTGGAAGACGATGCTTATGGCGATTTGCGCTTCCAAGGTGAAACTGTGCCCTCCTTGGCAAGCCTTGACAAGGAAGGGTGGGTTTTATACGTGAGTACCTTCTCGAAAATTATTGCCCCTGGTATCCGGCTAGGCTGGGCTTGTGGCGATCCAGCGATTATTGAGCGCTTGGCAATGTTCAAAAGTGAGGGGCCTGTGGGGCCATTTGTCAGCCATGTGGTCGCCCGCTACTGTGCTACAGGCAAATTAGACTATCACATTCAGGAGCTAATCGCCTATTACAACCATAAGTGTAATTTGTTGTTAGAAGCGATCGCACACGAGTTTCCTAGTGATGTCGTTGCTTTGCGACCAGGTGGGGGCTTTTTCGTTTGGTGTAAATTGCCACCAAATATTAGCGCTCAAGCACTCCTAACTGCTGCCAATGAACATGGGGTCAGTTTTCTGCCAGGGACTCGCTGCTATGCCAATGGACAGGGAGATGATGCCATCAGGTTAGCTTTTAGCTTTCAAACAACCGAGAAGATTCTTGAGGGAATTGCTCTTTTGGGAGCAGTGTTGCGCGGATGGGGGTAA
- a CDS encoding basic amino acid ABC transporter substrate-binding protein yields the protein MKLINFKWEQLILSLGFLLLIIGCQSLYPTINPDAKSLKVATDPTFVPFEFQKADGKLEGFDIDLMNAIAKVAGFAVQFESLPFDGMISTLQAKRVDAAISGITITAERRKTIAFSRPYFKAGLAIAVREDNQNIKDFNSLKGKKIAVQIGSTGADFAKTIPNAKISTFNSGPEFFQDLLNGNVDAVVSDAFATLYAIKNGKLQGIRVVADLLTEEYYGIATPKDSPHLDEINRGIATLLSNGTYKQIYQKWFNAEPPQLPDS from the coding sequence GTGAAATTAATTAACTTCAAGTGGGAGCAGCTAATTCTCAGCTTAGGCTTCCTGCTATTGATTATTGGCTGTCAGAGTTTATATCCCACTATTAACCCAGATGCTAAATCTCTCAAGGTGGCCACAGACCCCACCTTTGTCCCTTTTGAATTTCAAAAGGCTGACGGTAAGTTAGAAGGTTTTGATATTGATTTGATGAATGCGATTGCAAAGGTAGCAGGTTTTGCAGTCCAGTTTGAAAGTCTGCCTTTTGATGGCATGATATCGACTTTGCAAGCTAAAAGAGTTGATGCAGCAATTAGCGGAATCACTATTACCGCCGAACGCCGGAAAACAATTGCTTTTTCCCGACCTTATTTTAAAGCCGGACTTGCGATCGCAGTCCGCGAAGACAACCAAAATATTAAAGATTTCAATAGTCTCAAAGGTAAAAAAATTGCTGTCCAAATTGGTTCAACTGGGGCCGATTTTGCCAAAACCATCCCCAACGCCAAAATTAGTACTTTTAATTCTGGGCCAGAATTTTTCCAAGACTTGCTCAATGGCAACGTTGATGCTGTGGTTAGCGATGCTTTTGCTACCTTGTATGCGATTAAAAATGGCAAACTCCAAGGCATCAGAGTTGTTGCCGACCTTCTGACTGAAGAATACTACGGAATTGCTACGCCCAAGGATTCCCCCCATCTAGATGAAATTAACAGAGGTATAGCGACTTTGTTATCCAATGGCACTTACAAGCAAATTTATCAAAAATGGTTTAACGCTGAACCTCCACAATTGCCAGACTCTTAA